From the genome of Mycobacterium kansasii ATCC 12478:
GCCGTCGTCGATGCGCTGGTTGCCGAGCTCGACATCTAAGAACCTGTTTGAGAGGGGTCCGACACTCCCCGGTACTGCGCACGCAGTACGTTCATCACCTGCCGTCGCCGCGATATCGATCTTGTCCGACCGCGCCCTCAAAAAGGCTGCGGCACAACCAGCCGGCACCGGCGCGGACGGCAAAAATGTGTCAGGAAGCGGCTTCCAGGCGGGTGGTGTTGGCGATCCCGGCGGGACCGGCAGCACCGCGACCCCCAGTGGCGGCACCGGCGGCAACGGCGGCAATGCCGAACTCACCGTCGGCTCCGGCCAAGGTACAGCCATCGGCGGTCGTGATGGTGTTGGGGGTGTGGCTGTTGCCGGCGGGGCCGGCGGCAACGGCGGCAACAGCACAGTCGATGCGAACACTCAATTGTTCACGGGGGAGGCGCCGCCGGCGGCGGGGCTGGAGGTTTCGGTTCTGACGGAGTGGCTGCGGGCAGTTCCGGAGGCTCCGGCGGCCGCTCGGGTGGCCTCACCATAAAGGGGCAGCACACCGGTTTTGATACCGCATTTAGCCGTGGCGGCGGCGCTGGGGGTGATGGTGCTGATGGCGTGGGGGTGGCCGGTGGCAGCGGTGGAGCCGGTGGTGTGGGCGGTGACGGGGGGCACGGTGGTCTGTTGGCCGGTAACGGCGGTGCCGGTGGTATTGGTGGCGGCGGCGCCGGTGGTATTGGTGGCGGCGGCGGCGCCGGCGGTGCCGCTGGCACCGGGACGACGCAAAACGGCAACCCCGGTGCCGACGGTCTGCCCGGCACCGACGGCCCCGACGGCAACCCCGGCGTGCACGGATGAACAGCCAACGCCCCGCAGCAACACCGACCGCGCGCAACTGCCCGATTTTGAGCTGCGCCACCGCCGCCGACCCCGCCGGGTAGTCCGCATCGAGATCCCGTTGCGGGCAGCCGGTCCCGTCCGCCGCTTCGGCCGCCATTTCTGCCGTTAAGGATCGAGCTATCAACTCCCGGCTCTGTGGCCTTAGGTTTAGCTGATGGCGCCTTTCGCACCGGTGGAGCTGCCCATGTTTCCGCTCGAGACGGCGCTACTGCCCGGCCAGGACCTGCCGTTGCGCATCTTCGAGCCGCGGTACACCGCGTTGGTGCGGCACTGCACCGGCAGCGGCGATCCGTTCGGAGTCGTGCTGATCTCGCGCGGACGTGAGGTCGGTGGCGGTGAAACACGTTGTGATGTAGGGACATTGGCCAATATCGAGGAATGCGCCGAGCTCGGCCTCGGCCGATACCTGTTGCGTTGCCGCACCGGCGAACGCATTCGGGTGGCCGAGTGGCTGCCCGACGATCCCTACCCGCGGGCGATCGCGCAGAGCTGGCCCGACGAACCCGGAGAACCGGTGACCGAAGCGCAATTGCTCCAACTCGAGGATCGGGTGATGGCGTTGTTCGAGCGGATCGCCTCGACCCGTGGTGCGCAGTTGCCGGGTCGCGACGAACTGCTGGGCTACGGCCGTGCCGACTCCGAAGCAGGGCAACGTCTGTATGCGTTGGCATCCCGGATTCCGATGGGTACTGCTGATCGCTACGCGGTACTGTCGGCGCCGTCGGCAGCAGCCCGGCTGGCAGCGCTGAATGAGGCCGTCGACGCGGTGGCCGCGATAGTGGAGTTCCAGCTGTCCGAATAGCGTGCCGGTTATCGGTCAAGTGGGTTGGTCCACGCGAGACCGGCGAATCGGGCGAAATCAGCGTCGCTGGAATGCATCTCGGCGTTGTGCTCGATCGCGTAGGCGGCCAGTTGGACGTCGGTGGTCAGGTTGCTGGCCGTGCCGAGCTGCTCAAGCAACCCCAATGCCAGATCCAGATGGCGGGCAGACGGGATAAGAAGGTCCACGTTCGGCTGCGTAAGCCAGTCACGCACATATGCGACTGCTTCGGTCGCAGACAGGGGCTCGGTGAGGATGCGTGCGTTGGTCACGATACGCAAAAAGCCGAAAACGGCCGGGTATGTCAGCCCGATGCGCTCTTGGCTGTTGACGGTGTCGTGCCACCAGGCGTACGCGCGCCGATGCTGTGGGAAGCCCGTGATGACCGCGTACAGCAGCAGATTGACGTCGGGGATGATCACAGGGTCGGTCGCTTCTGGTCCAGGATCGCTTGGTCTTCCATCTCGTCGGCCAGCCGGTTGAACCCGGCAAAATCGAATCCCGGCCGCACTGCCGAGCGATGCGGCTTCAACTGATACGGCGTCCGGCGTTCCATCGGCTGCGCCAACGCTTTGCGCAGCGCGTCGTTGATGACGTGCTTCATGGGGCGGCGTTCGCGATGAACAGCCTCTTCGATCAGGCGAACGACGTCGTCGTCGAGCGTCAAAGTGGTGCGCATGCCAAGCATCATGATGCCCATGGAGGCGCGCGTCAAGATGCTGGCTACCGGCCCTCGGTAAAGCTGCGCAATGCCGCTACCTGCAGCGGATCCAGTGAGGGGCGCACGGTTTCGCGGGCCGCCGCCAGGTCGGCGGCGGTGACGTCGGCGGCATCGATCGAACGCCGCATCGCGGTCAGCGCGGCCTCCCGCAGCAGGGCCACGCAGTCGGCGGCGCTGTACCCGTCGAGCCCGGCGGCCACCTCGTCCAGGTCGACGTCCGCGGCGAGCGGGACCGACTTGCCGGCGGTGCGCAGAATTTCGCGGCGCGCCGCCGCGTCGGGGGGTTCCACGAACACCAGGCGCTCCAGCCGCCCCGGGCGCAGCAGGGCCGGGTCGACGAGGTCGGGCCGGTTGGTGGCACCCAGCACGACGACGTCGCGCAGCGGGTTGATGCCGTCGAGCTCGGTCAGCAGCGCCGCCACCACCCGGTCGCTGACCCCGGAATCGAAGCTTTGGCCCCGCCGGGGTGCCAGCGCGTCGACCTCGTCGAGAAACACCAGGGACGGCGCGGAGTCGCGGGCGCGCCGAAACAACTCGCGCACCGCCTTTTCCGACGAGCCCACCCATTTGTCCATCAGCTCGGAGCCCTTGACCGCGTGCACGCTCAGCTGCCCGGTACTGGCCAGCGCACGCACCACGAACGTCTTGCCGCACCCGGGCGGGCCGTAGAGCAACACCCCGCGGGGCGGGTCGACACCCAACCGGGCGAAGGTGTCCGGGTGCTGCAACGGCCACAACACCGACTCGGTCAGCGCCTGCTTGGCCTCCGCCATGTCGCCGACGTCGTCGAGCGTGATGCTGCCGACGGCCACCTCTTCGCTGGCCGAGCGCGACAGCGGCCGGATGACGCTCAGCGCCCCGACGAGGTCGTCCTGGTTCAGTTTCGGTGACTGACCGTCCGCGCTGGCCCGCGAGGCCGCCCGCAGTGCCGCCTCACGCAGCAGCGCCGCCAAATCGGCAACGACGAAACCCGGTGTGCGGCTGGCAATTTCGTCGAGATCAAGGTCACCGGCGGGGACGTGCTTGAGCAGCGCTTCCAGCAACGCCCTTCGGGTGCCGGCGTCGGGCAGTGGCAGGCCGAGTTCTCGGTCCAGCAGCTCGGGCGCGCGCAGCCGGGCATCGATCTGGTCGGGCCTGGCGGTGGTGGCGATCACGGCCACGCCGTCGGTGGCCACCGCGGTGCGCAACTCGGCCAGGATCAGCGAGGCCACCGGTTCGGCGGTTGCCGGCAGCAAGGCGTCGACGTCGATGATCAGCAGCACCCCGCCGCCGTCACGCACCGCCGTGACTGCCTGCACGGCAGCGGTGACAGCCTCGAGCCGGTCTTCGGCAGCCAGCGCGCCGATCTCCGGGCCGTCCAGCTCCACCAGCCTGCGGCCGGCACATACCGCGCGCACCAGCGTCACCTTGCCGACGCCGGCCGGACCCGACACCAGCACCCCCAGGTTGGCGCCCGCCCCCAAGGTCTTGAGCAGGTGGGGTTCGTCGAGGGCAAGCTTGAGCCATTCGGTGAGCTTGGCCGCCTGCGGCTGGGTGCCCTTGAGCTCCTCGACCTGGATCTCCGGGGTGGCGATGCTGGCCTTCTCCGCGGCCGTCGACGCCCGGTAGGGTACACCGGCGCCCCAGGTGACCAGGGAGTTCGGCTGCACGCTGACCGGTCCTTCGGGATCGACGCCGGTCACCGTCAACAGCTCCGAGGTCCAGCTGATCCCGACCGACGCTGCCAACGCCCGGGTTGCCGCCGACGTCGAGGTGCCGGGACCCAGGTCGCGGGGCAGCAGCGACACGGCGTCGCCGACGGTGAGCACCTTGCCGAGCAGCGCCTGGCGCAGGGTGAGCGGCGAAATCGACTGAGAGGCCAGCGTCGAGCCGCTCAACGTCACCGTCCGTGCGCCGTAGACGGTGACCGCGTTGACGAGCACCGCGGTGCCCTCCCGTACGCCCGCGTTGGACAGGGTGACGTCGTCCAGCAGGATGGTGCCGACCGGGACCTGCGGACCGGCCATGCCCGCCACCGCCGCGGTCGTCCGGGACCCGGTCAGCGACACCGCATCCCACTCCCGGATGCCCAGGGCGGCAATGGCGCTGGGGTGCAACCGCACCACACCGCGGCGCGAGTCGACGGCCGAGGTGTTCAGCCGGGCGGTCAGCGTCAGTTGCGGGGCCCCGAGGGGGCGAGTCCGGACCGGATCACCGGGACGCGTCACAACCGCCCGCCCGGCTTACGCAGCCCCAGCCGCGCCATCGACCGCCGGTGCGGCTGTGCTCGGCGGATCGCGCGCCGGGCGGCACGTCGTTGCTTGGGCTTTTCGCCCCACACCTCGGGATGTTCGGCAAGCCAGCGTTTGCTGCGCACCGCGAACGGGATGTGGCACACGTAGGAGATGATGATGACCCAGATCAGGATGTAGGGCGCCAGGACCGCGGCGGCCGCCACGATCGCCAGCACCGCCAGCAGCGGGGCGGCCAGGTTGGGCGGCACCGCGACGGTGTGAATCTTCTTCATCGGAATCGCGCTGACCATCAGCAGCGATGTGCCCGTGATCCAGAAGGCCAGGAAATACACCGACGTCCACCAGCCCTCGCCGAACTGCAGTTTGAGGCCGATCAGACCGATCATGGACACCGCGCCCGCCGGCGCGGGCATCCCGACGAAGAATTCCTTCGCGTAGGGGGGCAAGGTGCCGTCGTCTAGCTGAGCGTTGTAGCGCGCCAGCCGTAACACGACGCACACGGCGTACAGCAGCACCACCATCCAGCCGACCGGCCACTTCGACAGCATCGTCACGTACACCACCAGGGCGGGTGTCACGCCGAAGTTGACGGCATCGGCCAGCGAGTCGATTTCGGCGCCCATCCGCGACTGGACGTCCAGGATCCGGGCCACCCGGCCGTCCAGGGCGTCGAGGATGGCGGCCACGGCGATCAGCGCCATCGCGGGTATCGGCTTGTGGTCGAGGGCAAACTTGATCGAGGTCAAGCCCGCGCAGATGGACAGCACCGTCATCGCGCTGGGCAACAGATGCAGGTTCACCCCACGTCTGATCCGAGGCTTGGTGGTCATGGCAGTTCGGCCAGTACAGTCTCGCCGGCGATCGCCCGCTGGCCCACTCTGACCACGGGTTCCGCGCCGGGCGGCAGGTAGGTGTCCAACCGCGAGCCGAACCGGATCAGGCCGTAGGTGTCACCGATCGACAGCTTGTCCCCGACATGTGCGTCGCACACGATGCGGCGTGCCACCAGCCCGGCGATCTGGACGGCGACCACCTCGGCGCCGCCGGGCGTACGGATCCGCACACTGGTGCGTTCGTTGTCGACGCTGGCCGAGGGTAGGTCGGCGGATCCGAAGCGACCGGGCCGGTGTTGCACGGCGACCACCTCGCCGCTCACCGGCGACCGCTGCACGTGGGCGTCGAAAATCGACAAGAAGATGCTGACCCGGGGCCGGGGTTCGGCGCCCATGCTGAGTTCGGCGGGCGGGGCCGCGGAGTCGATCACGCAGATGACGCCGTCGGCCGGCGCGACGATGGCGCCGGGCCTGGTGGGTGGCACCCGGGGAGGGTGCCGGAAAAACCCCGCACACGCGCCCGCGGCCAGCAGGCCGGCCCGGCGCAGCCACCGGCGGTTGTGCCCGACGGCAGCGGTGGCCAGCCCAGCCGCGATGAACGGGAAGCCAGCGGGGTGGACCGGTGGAACCGTGGAGCGCACCAGGGCTAGCAAGTGCTGGGGGCCGTCGGGGCGGGGGCGTCGTGCCACGCGGTTATCTTACGGAGAGTCGCGGCCACTGGTGAGCGCATGTCGAATGGTGTGCTCGGGGTGTAAGTCCCCGCCGGCACCGGCAGGGAAGCTGCCGCTGCCGCCGGCCCGCCGATGCCGCTCCGAGCCGGTGGACACCACCAACACCCGCCGGCGCGGAACCACGCTCAGCTCAGCCAATCCCAGTGCCGCGACCAAACCCAAGGCCGCCGACGCCACCCGCTGACCCGCATGCAACACCGGGGCACCTGCGGCGACATCTTCACCGGCGCGCCGTGCCCGGCGCCAGCGCCACGTCGTCGGTACGGCCGGCGGGAATGTCTTCGGCGACCGGCAACAGCACCGGGTGCTGCCGCAACGGGGTGTCCCCGACGTGGGCGTCGCACAAGAAAAATGCTGACGCGCGATAGCGCAATTGCAGGGGCGCCCACGCTCAGCTCGGAGATCCGGCGGGCTCCATGCGCGAAGACGGCGCAGCGGTGCTCCGGCTGAACGGGCTGTCCTACTACCCGTTGGTCCCGTCTTGCCGTCCAATAGACCGCCGGCGCCGCCGGTGCCGCCGCTGCCGCCGGCGCCGGTCAGCCCGCCCGCGGCGCCAAACCTGCCGCCGGACCCGCCGGCGGCGCCGTTGCCGCCCCCGCCGCCGACGCCGAGCAACCCGTCGACTGAGATCAGGACAGATCCCAGACCTCGACCTCGGTTCCGGCGAACACCTCCACGACGTCCTCCGGTATGTCCAGCAGCGCGTTGGCCGAGGCCAGCCAGCGCAAATGGTGCGATGCCGGCGGCCCGTAACTGGTGACCTGCCCGCTGCCGGCATCCAGCACCGCCCGCCGGAACTGCCGTTTGCCGCGCGGCGAGGTCACCGATTCGGTGAGCATCGCGGTCCGTCGCGGCCGGAACGGGTCGGGCAGGCCCATGGCGTTGCGCAACGCCGGGCGGATGAACACTTCGAAGGACACGAGCGCGCTGACCGGGTTGCCGGGCAGCGTGACGATCGGCGTGCCCGCCACCCGCCCGACGCCCTGCGGCATTCCCGGCTGCATCGCCACCTTGACGAACTCCACGCCCTGGTCGCCGTCACGGCCGAAGGCGTCCTTGACCACCTCGTAAGCTCCGGCGCTGACACCGCCGCTGGTGATGATCAGATCGGCATCGCCGGCGCAGCGCTCGATGATCTCGGCGAACTGCGCGACGTCGTCGCCGGCGGTTTCGGTGGCCGCCACGACGGCTCCCGCGTCGCGGACCGCGGCGGCCAGCATGATCGAGTTCGACTCATAGATCTGCCCCGGTTGCAGCGGGCTGCCCGGCGGCACCAGCTCCGACCCGGTGGAAACCACCAGCACCCGCTGGCGCGGGATCACGGTCAGCTCGGCCAGGCCCAGTGCCGCGGCCAAACCCAGCGCGGCCGGCGTCACCGGTTGGCCGGCGTGCAGCACGGTGGTGCCGGCGGCGACGTCTTCACCGGCCCGCCGGATGTGCTTACCGGGCGCGGCGGGTTGCCGGATCCCTACCGTCTGCACGCCGCCGTCGGTGGCTTCGACCGGCACGACGGCCGTGGCGCCGGACGGCATCGGCGCGCCGGTCATAATGCGGTGCGCGGTGCCGCGTGCCAGCCGCAATTCGTCGGTGCGCCCGGCGGGGATGTCCTCGGCCACCGGCAGCAGCACCGGATGCTCGTCCGTCGCGCTCGCGGTGTCCTCGGAGCGAACGGCGTACCCGTCCATCGCCGAGTTGTCGAACACCGGCAGCGACAGCCGCGCGACCACGTCGCCGGCCAGGACCAAGCCCTGGGCCTCGCTCAGCGCGACCGTGGCCGCCGCTCGCGGCTGGACCATCCCGGTAACGACCCGCTGGTGTTCTTCAACTGAGCGCACCCGGCCATTATGGTCCGCTACACCGGAAAGCGGACGCCGGTGAGTTCCTCGGAGACCGCCCACAGCCGGCGTTGCAGCTCTTCGTCATGGGACGCCGGGCTGGACTGCACCAGCTTCGGGTGGCCACGTTGCTCGAGGAAACCGTCGGGGCCGTAGTACTGCCCACCCGCCACCGACGGATCGGTGGCGGCCCGCAACGTCGGCAACGCACCCATCTCCGCGCTTTGGAACAGCACCGGGCCGAGGATGTTCGACAGCGGCCGCACAATCCGTGGCAGGTGGCGGGCCAATTCGGTGTTGGAGCCGCCCGGGTGGGCGGCCACGGCGATGGTGGCGGCGTCCGGATCTGCCGCCAGGCGGCGCTGCAGCTCGTAGGTGAACAGCAGGTTGGCCAGTTTGGACTGGCCGTAGGCGGCGATCCGGTCGTACCCGCGTTCCCACTGCAGGTCGTCGAAGTGGATGGCGGCGCGAATCCGGTGGCCCAGGCTGCTGACCGTCACGACCCGCGAACCGCGCACCGGCAGCAGCCGGTCGAGCAGCAGGCCGGTCAGCGCGAAGTGACCGAGGTGGTTGGTGCCGAACTGCATCTCGAAGCCGTCCTTGGTGGTCTGCTTCGGTGTCCACATCACCCCGGCGTTGTTGATCAGCAGGTCGATGCGGGGGTAAGTCGAGCGCAGCGCTTCGGCGGCGGCGCGCACCGAATCCAGCGAGCTCAGGTCGAGTTCCTGCAGCGTGATGTCGGCTTGTGGTTTGGCTGCGACGATGCGGGCCAGGGCGGAGTTGCCCTTCTCGGGGCTGCGCACCGCCAGCACCACGTGCGCGCCGCGGAATGCCAGCACCGCAGCGGTGTGGTAGCCGAGGCCGGTGTTGGCGCCCGTGACGACGACCACGCGGCCGCTCTGGTCGGGAATGTCGGCCCGCGACCACTTGCGGTTCTCAGTGGCGTTCTTCGAGACGTCAGAGGTCATGGGGCCCAAAGATACTCACGCCGACGGCGCCCATCGCGACGCGTCGCCACCTGGGTAAAGTTGAGAACGTGATTACCGGGTTGGCTCACACCGGAGTGTGCGTACCGGACTGCGCTGCCGCAGTCGCGTTCTATCGGGACGTATTAGGCCTGGAAGTGCTCTCGCCGCCGTTCGT
Proteins encoded in this window:
- a CDS encoding LON peptidase substrate-binding domain-containing protein; translation: MAPFAPVELPMFPLETALLPGQDLPLRIFEPRYTALVRHCTGSGDPFGVVLISRGREVGGGETRCDVGTLANIEECAELGLGRYLLRCRTGERIRVAEWLPDDPYPRAIAQSWPDEPGEPVTEAQLLQLEDRVMALFERIASTRGAQLPGRDELLGYGRADSEAGQRLYALASRIPMGTADRYAVLSAPSAAARLAALNEAVDAVAAIVEFQLSE
- a CDS encoding type II toxin-antitoxin system VapC family toxin, whose translation is MIIPDVNLLLYAVITGFPQHRRAYAWWHDTVNSQERIGLTYPAVFGFLRIVTNARILTEPLSATEAVAYVRDWLTQPNVDLLIPSARHLDLALGLLEQLGTASNLTTDVQLAAYAIEHNAEMHSSDADFARFAGLAWTNPLDR
- a CDS encoding CopG family transcriptional regulator; the encoded protein is MRTTLTLDDDVVRLIEEAVHRERRPMKHVINDALRKALAQPMERRTPYQLKPHRSAVRPGFDFAGFNRLADEMEDQAILDQKRPTL
- a CDS encoding AAA family ATPase, giving the protein MTRPGDPVRTRPLGAPQLTLTARLNTSAVDSRRGVVRLHPSAIAALGIREWDAVSLTGSRTTAAVAGMAGPQVPVGTILLDDVTLSNAGVREGTAVLVNAVTVYGARTVTLSGSTLASQSISPLTLRQALLGKVLTVGDAVSLLPRDLGPGTSTSAATRALAASVGISWTSELLTVTGVDPEGPVSVQPNSLVTWGAGVPYRASTAAEKASIATPEIQVEELKGTQPQAAKLTEWLKLALDEPHLLKTLGAGANLGVLVSGPAGVGKVTLVRAVCAGRRLVELDGPEIGALAAEDRLEAVTAAVQAVTAVRDGGGVLLIIDVDALLPATAEPVASLILAELRTAVATDGVAVIATTARPDQIDARLRAPELLDRELGLPLPDAGTRRALLEALLKHVPAGDLDLDEIASRTPGFVVADLAALLREAALRAASRASADGQSPKLNQDDLVGALSVIRPLSRSASEEVAVGSITLDDVGDMAEAKQALTESVLWPLQHPDTFARLGVDPPRGVLLYGPPGCGKTFVVRALASTGQLSVHAVKGSELMDKWVGSSEKAVRELFRRARDSAPSLVFLDEVDALAPRRGQSFDSGVSDRVVAALLTELDGINPLRDVVVLGATNRPDLVDPALLRPGRLERLVFVEPPDAAARREILRTAGKSVPLAADVDLDEVAAGLDGYSAADCVALLREAALTAMRRSIDAADVTAADLAAARETVRPSLDPLQVAALRSFTEGR
- the pssA gene encoding CDP-diacylglycerol--serine O-phosphatidyltransferase gives rise to the protein MTTKPRIRRGVNLHLLPSAMTVLSICAGLTSIKFALDHKPIPAMALIAVAAILDALDGRVARILDVQSRMGAEIDSLADAVNFGVTPALVVYVTMLSKWPVGWMVVLLYAVCVVLRLARYNAQLDDGTLPPYAKEFFVGMPAPAGAVSMIGLIGLKLQFGEGWWTSVYFLAFWITGTSLLMVSAIPMKKIHTVAVPPNLAAPLLAVLAIVAAAAVLAPYILIWVIIISYVCHIPFAVRSKRWLAEHPEVWGEKPKQRRAARRAIRRAQPHRRSMARLGLRKPGGRL
- a CDS encoding phosphatidylserine decarboxylase, translating into MARRPRPDGPQHLLALVRSTVPPVHPAGFPFIAAGLATAAVGHNRRWLRRAGLLAAGACAGFFRHPPRVPPTRPGAIVAPADGVICVIDSAAPPAELSMGAEPRPRVSIFLSIFDAHVQRSPVSGEVVAVQHRPGRFGSADLPSASVDNERTSVRIRTPGGAEVVAVQIAGLVARRIVCDAHVGDKLSIGDTYGLIRFGSRLDTYLPPGAEPVVRVGQRAIAGETVLAELP
- the glp gene encoding gephyrin-like molybdotransferase Glp yields the protein MRSVEEHQRVVTGMVQPRAAATVALSEAQGLVLAGDVVARLSLPVFDNSAMDGYAVRSEDTASATDEHPVLLPVAEDIPAGRTDELRLARGTAHRIMTGAPMPSGATAVVPVEATDGGVQTVGIRQPAAPGKHIRRAGEDVAAGTTVLHAGQPVTPAALGLAAALGLAELTVIPRQRVLVVSTGSELVPPGSPLQPGQIYESNSIMLAAAVRDAGAVVAATETAGDDVAQFAEIIERCAGDADLIITSGGVSAGAYEVVKDAFGRDGDQGVEFVKVAMQPGMPQGVGRVAGTPIVTLPGNPVSALVSFEVFIRPALRNAMGLPDPFRPRRTAMLTESVTSPRGKRQFRRAVLDAGSGQVTSYGPPASHHLRWLASANALLDIPEDVVEVFAGTEVEVWDLS
- a CDS encoding SDR family NAD(P)-dependent oxidoreductase — its product is MTSDVSKNATENRKWSRADIPDQSGRVVVVTGANTGLGYHTAAVLAFRGAHVVLAVRSPEKGNSALARIVAAKPQADITLQELDLSSLDSVRAAAEALRSTYPRIDLLINNAGVMWTPKQTTKDGFEMQFGTNHLGHFALTGLLLDRLLPVRGSRVVTVSSLGHRIRAAIHFDDLQWERGYDRIAAYGQSKLANLLFTYELQRRLAADPDAATIAVAAHPGGSNTELARHLPRIVRPLSNILGPVLFQSAEMGALPTLRAATDPSVAGGQYYGPDGFLEQRGHPKLVQSSPASHDEELQRRLWAVSEELTGVRFPV